A section of the Styela clava chromosome 9, kaStyClav1.hap1.2, whole genome shotgun sequence genome encodes:
- the LOC120339011 gene encoding haloacid dehalogenase-like hydrolase domain-containing 5: MRSNILCKLAHRAVRSSSFVKNNTRSSSSFNQKQDIHFGLLFDIDGVVLRGKKPIPAAQDAFKKIVNNKGKFRVPVVFVTNAGNALRKCKAEQLSEALNVKVSEEQVMLSHSPLRLFKQFHNKRLLLSGQGPVEDIAKNLGFTNTVTIDDVRDHFPMLDMVDHTRRPKTFKYPSFDDFPPIEGIVLFGEPIRWETNLQIITDVLLTDGTLRGPVPLPDVNKPHLPVLACNMDLQWMSETHMPRFGHGMFLQCLESVYLKLTGQCLTYSALVGKPSESTYYYAEQLASKEAEKLGLGLLQRLYAVGDNPMADIYGANLYNKKLKENEEDSAEQQAAVALLHSQQPWRQAHAGLRSRSITTSASAGKKTVSNFQASVEDCHSVLVCTGVYSQEGSSYDIPPVFHGPRDMDFDANLCQPTYITHDLNTAIDLIFDKEGFK, translated from the exons ATGAGGTCAAATATTCTTTGTAAATTGGCTCATAGAGCTGTCCGAAGTTCTTCCTTTGTTAAAAATAACACCAGGTCTTCATCATCATTCAATCAAAAG CAAGACATTCATTTTGGGTTACTCTTCGACATAGACGGAGTGGTTTTGCGCGGCAAAAAACCCATTCCTGCAGCACAAGATGCTTTCAAAAAGATTGTCAATAATAAAGGAAAATTTCGCGTCCCCGTAGTCTTTGTTACCAATGCGGGTAATGCGCTAAGAAAATGTAAAGCCGAACAGCTGAGTGAAGCACTTAATGTGAAG GTTTCAGAAGAACAAGTGATGCTTTCACATAGCCCACTGCGATTATTTAAACAATTTCACAATAAAAGACTTCTTTTATCGGGACAAGGCCCTGTTGAAGATATTGCAAAAAATCTAGGTTTTACTAATACTGTCACGATTGATGATGTGAGAGATCATTTCCCAATGCTTGATATGGTTGATCATACAAGACGCCCAAAAACA TTCAAATATCCATCTTTTGATGATTTTCCACCTATAGAGGGTATTGTTCTATTCGGAGAGCCAATCAGGTGGGAAACCAACCTGCAAATCATAACAGATGTTCTTTTAACGGATGGTACTCTACGAGGTCCAGTACCTTTGCCAGATGTAAATAAGCCCCATTTACCAGTACTTGCTTGCAACATGGATTTACAATGGATGTCTGAAACACATATGCCAAg ATTTGGGCATGGAATGTTTTTACAATGTTTGGAAAGTGTTTATTTGAAGCTTACTGGCCAATGTCTCACATATTCTGCACTTGTCGGAAAACCTAGTGAAAGCACTTATTATTACGCCGAACAACTTGCATCAAAAGAAGCTGAAAAGTTAGGACTCGGCCTATTGCAACGTTTATATGCAGTGGG tGATAATCCAATGGCTGATATATACGGCGCCAATCTTTACaataagaaattgaaagaaaatgaaGAAGATTCTGCTGAACAGCAAGCTGCTGTAGCCTTATTGCATTCTCAACAACCATGGCGACAAGCTCATGCTGGTTTGAGGAGCCGAAGTATAACAACAAGTGCGAGTGCCGGCAAGAAGACAGTCTCTAATTTCCAA GCATCAGTTGAAGATTGTCATTCAGTTTTGGTTTGCACTGGCGTGTATTCTCAAGAA GGAAGCAGTTACGACATTCCGCCTGTATTTCATGGGCCACGTGATATGGATTTTGATGCCAACTTGTGTCAGCCCACCTACATTACTCATGATTTAAACACTGCCATAGATCTCATATTTGATAAAGAAGGCTTTAAATGA